GGTGCACCGTGCAACTTCAAGGTCGACCCTCCTTTGATGGAAAGCCGATTGAGGTCCCTGGAGATATCTCGGCTGCGGCGTTTTTTATGGTTGCGGCATCGATCGTTCCCGATTCGGATATTCTGCTCACTGATATAGGATTGAATCCGGAACGAACGGGTATTCTGGATATTCTCCTCGAGATGGGAGCTGATATCACCATCCTCAACCAACGAGAAAAATCGGGGGAACCGGTAGGTGATATCCGTGTGCGGTCTGCTCCGCTGAAGGGAATGACCATTGGGCCTGACCTCATTCCCAAAACGATTGATGAATTGCCTATATTGTGTGTGGCTGCCGCTATGGCCCATGGACAGACACGCATTACCGGCGCACACGAACTTCGCGTGAAAGAGACCGATCGCATTCGAGCCATGGCGACAGAATTATCCCGTCTCCACGTTGAAGTTGAGGAACAGCCGGATGGTTTAGTCATCAATGGCGGTTCCCTGATTAAGGGTGGGGTTTGTCAGAGTTATGGCGATCATCGGGTTGTGATGTCGCTGGCCATCTGCGGATTAGTGGCGGAGTCTCCAATAACTATTGAGGATGTGGCATGCGTTGAGACATCATTCCCGGGGTTCAAAGATAAGTTGTTGGATTTATTGACAAATTCTGAGCGACCATTATAATGCTCCAGAAATTAGTTCGTAAGAGGAGAACAGGGCCGTTCAACGTCGTCGGTTAGTGATCACTATTGACGGTCCAGCCGGAGTCGGGAAGAGCACTGTGGCCAAGTGTTTGGCTACCCGTCTTGGATATGTTTATCTGGATACGGGGGCTTTGTATCGTGCGATTGCCTGGAAAGTTCAACTAGAACATCTTGACCCGAATA
Above is a window of Candidatus Nitrospira neomarina DNA encoding:
- the aroA gene encoding 3-phosphoshikimate 1-carboxyvinyltransferase, translating into MNQFTILPTKKPLRGSLSVPGDKSITHRALIFGALAQGRTRIAGYSKGEDCLNTLDVIRALGADVQETPEGLEVTGKGLWGLQEPSNVLDCGNSGTGLRIMAGVLAGQNFFSVLTGDSSLRSRPMGRVVTPLRQMGAVISGRRGGELAPLAIQGTGLKGILYESPVASAQIKSCVLLAGLFAEGTTIVKEPRRSRDHTERLLSYLGVPLQVDGCTVQLQGRPSFDGKPIEVPGDISAAAFFMVAASIVPDSDILLTDIGLNPERTGILDILLEMGADITILNQREKSGEPVGDIRVRSAPLKGMTIGPDLIPKTIDELPILCVAAAMAHGQTRITGAHELRVKETDRIRAMATELSRLHVEVEEQPDGLVINGGSLIKGGVCQSYGDHRVVMSLAICGLVAESPITIEDVACVETSFPGFKDKLLDLLTNSERPL